A single window of Candidatus Stygibacter australis DNA harbors:
- the hslU gene encoding ATP-dependent protease ATPase subunit HslU, translating to MRDELTPIKIVKELDKFIIGQEKAKRAVAVAFRNRWRRQQVKGILRDEIMPNNIILIGPTGVGKTEIARRISKLTQAPFIKVEASKFTEVGYVGRDVESMVRELLSIAINEVRQELTAEVSNIALQHAKKRVLDKLTPKIPGKPDDTEQEKEERQDRYKRQRDKMESLLNEGKLDDRELEIDSTKSPLKQMESFSETGMGTIDFQIGDILGGILPLKGEKKSKKMKVPEAITYYFQEESDKLVNRETVINIAKDRVQNNGIIFIDEIDKIATTDHKMGSDVSRSGVQRDLLPIVEGSNVPTKHGIIDTSHILFIAAGAFSSVKPSDLIPELQGRFPIREELNSLTKDDFIKILTLPQNSLTKQYKAMLKTEGVELSFTEDALELIADYTAQANEKMEDIGARRLHTILNTLLDDYLFDIPNKKIKSIKIKPDFVKAKLQDIIDSEDLSKYIL from the coding sequence ATGAGAGATGAACTGACACCAATAAAGATAGTGAAAGAGCTCGATAAATTTATTATCGGGCAGGAGAAAGCCAAAAGGGCAGTAGCAGTAGCTTTTCGCAATAGATGGAGACGTCAGCAGGTGAAAGGCATATTGCGTGATGAGATCATGCCTAATAATATAATTCTGATAGGTCCCACGGGAGTGGGGAAGACCGAGATCGCCCGGCGTATATCAAAGCTTACCCAGGCACCTTTTATCAAGGTGGAAGCCAGTAAATTCACTGAAGTTGGCTATGTGGGGCGCGATGTGGAATCAATGGTGCGAGAGCTGCTAAGCATTGCTATTAATGAAGTGCGTCAGGAATTAACTGCTGAGGTTTCAAATATTGCATTGCAGCATGCCAAAAAACGGGTGCTGGACAAATTAACACCCAAAATCCCTGGCAAACCGGATGATACTGAGCAGGAAAAGGAAGAACGGCAGGATCGCTATAAACGCCAGCGTGATAAGATGGAAAGCCTGCTAAACGAAGGGAAACTGGATGACAGGGAACTGGAGATTGATTCCACAAAATCACCCTTGAAACAAATGGAATCTTTCTCTGAAACTGGTATGGGCACGATAGATTTTCAGATTGGCGATATCTTAGGTGGGATATTACCACTCAAAGGTGAAAAGAAATCTAAGAAAATGAAAGTTCCGGAAGCCATTACTTATTACTTCCAGGAAGAATCAGACAAATTAGTAAATCGTGAGACTGTGATCAATATTGCCAAAGATCGAGTTCAGAATAATGGTATTATCTTTATAGATGAAATAGATAAAATAGCTACTACGGATCATAAGATGGGTTCTGATGTATCACGCAGCGGAGTACAGCGCGATCTGCTGCCAATCGTGGAAGGCTCAAACGTGCCCACTAAGCACGGTATAATCGATACATCCCATATCCTGTTCATCGCAGCAGGAGCTTTTTCAAGTGTTAAACCATCTGATCTGATCCCCGAACTTCAAGGCAGATTCCCGATCAGAGAAGAACTGAACAGCCTGACCAAGGACGATTTTATCAAAATCCTCACATTACCGCAGAACTCACTAACCAAGCAGTATAAGGCAATGCTTAAAACCGAAGGAGTGGAGCTTAGTTTCACTGAAGACGCGCTTGAATTGATCGCGGATTATACGGCTCAGGCAAATGAAAAAATGGAAGATATTGGTGCTCGCAGATTGCATACTATTCTCAATACTCTTCTGGACGATTATCTCTTTGATATTCCTAATAAAAAGATAAAATCTATCAAAATAAAACCAGACTTTGTGAAAGCAAAACTGCAGGATATTATCGATAGTGAAGACCTTTCTAAATATATTCTCTAA
- a CDS encoding T9SS type A sorting domain-containing protein has product MVNNLTVYPNPFNLEINISFELEKSGFILLEVYNIKGQRVCTLISDEFTAGKHLVTWNASEQSSGIYLLKYQSENIMETRKVILLK; this is encoded by the coding sequence ATGGTCAATAACCTGACAGTTTATCCCAATCCATTTAATCTGGAAATAAATATCAGCTTTGAGTTGGAAAAATCTGGGTTTATATTACTGGAAGTGTATAATATCAAGGGTCAGAGAGTTTGTACCCTGATTTCTGATGAATTCACAGCAGGTAAGCATTTAGTAACCTGGAATGCTTCAGAACAGAGCAGTGGAATATATCTGCTAAAGTACCAATCAGAGAATATAATGGAAACCAGGAAGGTAATTTTACTGAAATAG
- a CDS encoding MATE family efflux transporter, with product MKSRQTDLTTGNLLHNLIILALPIMASNLVQTLYTVTDAFWLGKLTEGARDAVAAVGISFPLIFFLQSFGFGFVISGNSLIAQYKGAGLTENLKKVTGQYVLIMLAFSAFFLVVSLSLLDNILSWLHTPAEIMDVTRDYMSIIIPAQVFMFIFISIQSFYHGVGDTVNPMKIQMISVGINLVIDPLMIFGIWIFPEMGVLGAAYATLFARILAALMAVISLATIHKELLPNLKDIIPDIKMLKKIISISIPASFGHSMTSFGFVFLQSFVNSFGTLVISTNMLSMRIQSLFMMPALGISTALSAVIGQNLGAREVQRAKESVGIALKLVVSIMAVGGATIFFFGGSIIKVFIDDPAVIALGAQVMKITCFTSLVFAIVFVFLGVFNGSGHTKSTMVINIARLWAFRIPLVFILSGAIMNYWIFAKPPLTGIFTVLAYPLRERPYFALWYAMLVSNILSATWAYIIYRKGKWQKAKIHS from the coding sequence ATGAAATCAAGGCAGACTGACCTTACTACCGGCAATCTGCTCCATAATTTGATCATATTGGCTTTGCCGATCATGGCTTCAAATCTGGTGCAGACGCTATATACCGTAACGGATGCTTTCTGGCTGGGCAAGCTGACAGAAGGTGCACGCGATGCTGTTGCTGCCGTGGGTATTAGTTTTCCGCTAATATTTTTCCTGCAGTCATTTGGCTTTGGCTTCGTGATTTCCGGTAATTCCCTGATTGCCCAATATAAAGGAGCAGGACTTACAGAAAATCTCAAAAAAGTAACAGGTCAATACGTATTGATAATGCTGGCATTTTCCGCTTTTTTCCTTGTTGTGAGTCTTTCACTTTTAGATAATATCTTAAGCTGGCTGCACACTCCCGCAGAAATTATGGATGTCACCCGTGATTATATGTCCATTATCATACCAGCCCAGGTTTTCATGTTCATTTTCATCAGTATCCAGAGTTTTTATCATGGAGTGGGCGACACAGTGAATCCCATGAAGATACAGATGATCTCAGTTGGTATAAATCTGGTGATAGACCCGCTAATGATCTTTGGCATCTGGATATTCCCGGAAATGGGCGTTCTCGGGGCTGCTTATGCTACATTATTTGCCCGGATACTGGCTGCTCTGATGGCAGTTATTTCTCTTGCCACTATTCATAAAGAATTATTACCCAATCTCAAAGACATTATTCCCGATATCAAGATGCTTAAAAAGATCATCTCTATCAGTATCCCTGCTTCTTTTGGACATTCTATGACAAGTTTCGGGTTCGTCTTTCTCCAGAGTTTTGTCAATAGTTTTGGCACTTTAGTGATTTCTACAAATATGCTCAGTATGCGGATTCAAAGTCTATTTATGATGCCTGCACTGGGGATTTCCACTGCGCTTTCTGCTGTGATTGGTCAAAATCTGGGTGCCAGAGAAGTGCAAAGAGCCAAAGAAAGCGTGGGTATTGCTCTCAAACTGGTAGTTTCGATCATGGCAGTCGGCGGAGCAACGATCTTCTTTTTCGGGGGTTCGATCATCAAAGTATTTATCGATGACCCTGCTGTGATTGCTCTGGGTGCCCAGGTAATGAAGATAACCTGCTTCACATCGCTTGTATTTGCCATTGTATTTGTGTTCCTGGGGGTTTTTAATGGTTCAGGACATACAAAATCTACTATGGTAATCAATATTGCCAGATTATGGGCATTCCGAATCCCACTGGTTTTCATTCTCTCCGGAGCGATTATGAATTACTGGATTTTCGCAAAACCTCCTTTGACTGGAATTTTTACTGTCTTAGCCTATCCGCTGCGCGAGAGACCCTATTTTGCCCTCTGGTATGCCATGCTGGTAAGTAATATCCTCTCTGCTACCTGGGCATACATCATCTACCGTAAAGGAAAATGGCAAAAAGCCAAAATCCACAGCTAA